One region of Quercus lobata isolate SW786 chromosome 2, ValleyOak3.0 Primary Assembly, whole genome shotgun sequence genomic DNA includes:
- the LOC115960112 gene encoding uncharacterized protein LOC115960112, with product MSCLIWNCCGLGDPCTRNELADIVRAKDPSVVFITKTWADEARLKDFTWRKHYASGQSIWERLDRAFCTNDWLQRFARTRVFHLHSTTSNHVPIWIVPYGLDPPLISKPFRFEEMWLSDKGCGRTVEAVWRAPFPCDPEVQVMKKIAKCGTKLTQWSRKNFGSVRRKLVEKKKLLVKAEQAAFKSSSNSQVRELKKDINGLLIKENQMWRQRAKIFWLDGGDKNSKFFHSRATQRSRRNRIHRITNSLG from the exons ATGAGTTGCTTAATTTGGAACTGTTGTGGGCTTGGGGACCCATGTACAAGGAATGAGCTTGCTGATATTGTGCGGGCAAAAGATCCATCTGTCGTGTTTATAACCAAAACATGGGCAGATGAGGCAAGGCTAAAAGAT TTCACTTGGAGAAAACACTATGCAAGTGGTCAGTCTATATGGGAGAGGCTTGATAGGGCTTTTTGTACTAATGATTGGCTTCAAAGGTTTGCAAGAACACGGGTCTTTCATCTCCACAGTACCACTTCGAATCATGTACCAATTTGGATTGTACCCTATGGTCTTGACCCACCCCTTATTTCAAAGCCATTTCGGTTTGAAGAAATGTGGCTCTCGGATAAAGGGTGTGGGCGAACGGTGGAGGCAGTTTGGAGAGCTCCATTTCCTTGTGATCCTGAGGTCCAAGTGATGAAGAAAATAGCTAAATGTGGGACTAAATTAACTCAGTGGAGTCGTAAGAATTTTGGGAGTGTACGTAGGAAGctagttgagaagaaaaaacttttGGTAAAGGCAGAACAGGCGGCATTTAAATCTAGTAGCAACTCTCAGGTTAGGGAACTTAAAAAGGACATCAATGGATTATTGATCAAAGAAAACCAAATGTGGAGGCAACGAGCAAAAATTTTCTGGTTGGATGGTGGTGATAAAAACTCCAAGTTCTTCCATAGCCGAGCAACACAGAGAAGCAGGCGCAATAGAATTCATAGAATCACCAACTCTTTAGGCTGA